One window from the genome of Aeromonas sp. FDAARGOS 1405 encodes:
- the exeB gene encoding GspB family T2SS assembly factor variant ExeB, whose translation MSTLLNALRRAQQPSQQSHIPAMGLAIAREEAQPARRVGWLLAPLALLLGAGANYGWHLIHLRPIEEKVEVKEVIASPFVRVEPKAMVTRPLPPPLPEPVVQQPRVAAAASNPAASRPTLAEQLMRALNETPLQQESGTVSQSVQPAQLMSLNAAPLSVRQQVPAFSYGSHVFSSNPAKRAVVLNGREYREGSEIAPGVVLATIDQQYIVLDVGGQSVTLKALQDWQG comes from the coding sequence ATGTCTACCCTGCTCAATGCCCTGCGCCGTGCCCAGCAGCCTTCGCAACAGAGCCATATTCCCGCCATGGGGTTGGCGATAGCCCGCGAGGAGGCGCAACCCGCGCGTCGCGTCGGCTGGTTGCTGGCGCCCCTTGCCCTGCTGCTGGGGGCGGGTGCCAACTATGGCTGGCATCTAATCCACCTGCGTCCCATCGAGGAGAAGGTGGAGGTAAAAGAGGTGATTGCCTCCCCCTTCGTGCGGGTTGAGCCCAAGGCGATGGTGACCCGTCCGCTGCCCCCGCCCCTGCCGGAACCTGTAGTGCAGCAGCCCAGGGTCGCAGCGGCTGCCAGCAATCCGGCAGCCAGTCGACCGACCTTGGCCGAACAGCTGATGCGCGCCCTCAACGAAACACCGCTGCAACAGGAATCAGGTACAGTTTCCCAAAGCGTGCAGCCGGCCCAGTTGATGTCGCTGAATGCCGCTCCGCTTTCGGTTCGCCAGCAAGTGCCCGCATTCAGCTATGGCTCCCATGTGTTCTCATCCAATCCGGCCAAGCGGGCCGTGGTGCTCAATGGCCGCGAATACCGGGAAGGGAGCGAAATAGCCCCCGGGGTCGTGCTCGCCACCATCGACCAACAGTACATTGTGCTGGATGTCGGAGGCCAGAGCGTAACCCTCAAGGCGTTGCAGGATTGGCAAGGGTGA
- a CDS encoding ExeA family protein, with product MYTQFFGLSEPPFSISPNPKYLYMSERHGEALAHLNYGLQDGGGFVLLTGEVGTGKTTVSRCLLQQLPADTEIAYILNPSLTERDLLAAICDEFQLPYPAEAGIKQLFDLIRDHLLANLTAGKRSVVLVDEAQHLLPGVLEQLRLLTNLETDEKKLLQIVLIGQPELQQMLRQPLLRQLAQRITARYHLLPLSATDVDAYVRFRLQVAGCVQPIFTPRAIQTLHRLSGGIPRLINLICDRALLAAFARGSYKIVHGDISQAAFEVSGVRDEGSWLSGLMVTLAGALLVAAGWWGWQFFGVFPERPVVKVEVPVTVDETAEQQEQLTEAINQALDPESAMQNLYRVWGYEPEPFDATCDNAPRAGLRCQEGEASLEELRALQHPAMITLTDQSGGLYYATLVNLGPSKASLMIGNQSWQVDRQWLSDNWGGSYTLLWRMPKGGVSLIASNAGQTQIQWLDNALSRALQQPERKVRRFDGELKNKLQQFQRDQGLTPDGIAGSNTLLRLNALSGEPMPRLEETS from the coding sequence ATGTACACACAGTTCTTCGGCCTATCGGAACCGCCTTTCTCCATCTCGCCCAATCCCAAGTACCTCTATATGAGTGAGCGCCACGGCGAAGCCCTTGCTCACCTCAACTACGGATTGCAGGATGGTGGCGGCTTTGTGCTGCTGACCGGCGAAGTGGGCACCGGCAAAACCACCGTCTCCCGTTGCCTGCTGCAGCAGTTGCCAGCAGATACCGAGATCGCCTACATCCTCAACCCCTCCCTGACCGAACGGGATCTGCTGGCAGCCATCTGCGACGAGTTTCAACTCCCCTACCCCGCCGAGGCCGGGATCAAGCAACTGTTCGACCTGATCCGCGACCACCTGCTGGCCAACCTGACCGCAGGCAAGCGCAGCGTGGTACTGGTGGATGAGGCCCAACATCTGTTGCCCGGGGTGTTGGAGCAGTTGCGTCTGCTCACCAACCTGGAAACCGACGAGAAAAAACTGCTGCAAATCGTGCTGATCGGCCAACCCGAACTGCAACAGATGCTGCGCCAGCCCCTGTTGCGCCAACTGGCCCAGCGCATCACCGCCCGCTACCACCTGCTGCCCCTCTCCGCCACCGATGTGGATGCCTACGTCCGCTTCCGGCTGCAAGTAGCCGGTTGTGTGCAGCCCATTTTTACCCCCAGAGCGATCCAGACGCTGCATCGGCTCTCCGGCGGCATTCCGCGCCTGATCAACCTCATCTGCGATCGCGCCCTGCTCGCCGCCTTCGCCCGTGGCAGCTACAAGATTGTTCATGGCGACATCAGCCAGGCAGCGTTCGAGGTGAGCGGCGTCCGTGATGAGGGGAGCTGGCTTTCCGGTCTGATGGTGACACTGGCTGGCGCCTTGCTGGTAGCTGCAGGCTGGTGGGGTTGGCAATTTTTCGGCGTATTCCCCGAACGGCCTGTGGTCAAGGTCGAGGTGCCTGTCACCGTTGACGAGACGGCCGAACAACAGGAACAGTTGACCGAGGCGATCAATCAGGCCCTCGACCCCGAGAGCGCCATGCAGAATCTCTATCGGGTCTGGGGCTATGAACCGGAACCGTTCGATGCCACCTGTGACAACGCCCCTCGCGCCGGTCTGCGCTGCCAGGAGGGAGAGGCAAGCCTCGAGGAGCTGCGCGCCCTGCAGCATCCCGCCATGATCACGCTCACTGACCAGAGTGGCGGTCTCTATTACGCCACCCTGGTCAATCTGGGGCCAAGCAAGGCCAGCCTGATGATCGGCAACCAAAGCTGGCAAGTGGATCGCCAGTGGCTCAGCGACAACTGGGGTGGCAGCTATACCCTGCTCTGGCGCATGCCGAAAGGGGGCGTCAGCCTGATCGCCAGCAATGCCGGACAGACCCAGATCCAGTGGCTCGACAACGCTCTGAGCCGAGCATTGCAACAACCCGAACGCAAGGTGCGCCGTTTCGATGGCGAGCTCAAGAACAAACTGCAGCAGTTCCAGCGGGATCAGGGGCTCACCCCTGACGGCATCGCTGGCAGCAACACCCTGCTGCGGCTCAACGCACTCTCCGGCGAACCCATGCCAAGACTGGAGGAGACCTCCTGA
- a CDS encoding beta-ketoacyl-ACP synthase III, with protein sequence MTSIVISGSGLYTPPFAVSNEELVAAFNQYVDLYNEENASAIDAGQLPAKQHSSCEFIEKASGIKSRYLVSREGVLNPDIMQPLLAERPDEMPSIMVEMAVAAAEQALIAAGREPGEIDLVIVAASNMPRPYPALAIELQHYLGASGMAFDMNVACSSATFGIKTAADMLAADTARVALVVNPEICSGHLNFRDRDSHFIFGDACTAVLLEREADCKVANPWQLVASKLVTQYSNNIRNNFGFLNRLSPRTRYSDDKLFRQQGRKVFKEVLPLVCDQIANQLDEQGWPAESLNRLWLHQANLTMNQFIGRKLLGHDASQQEAPVILDSYGNTSSAGSIIAFHLYNRDLPAGARGVLCSFGAGYSIGSLLLQRQ encoded by the coding sequence ATGACCTCTATCGTGATCAGTGGCTCAGGCCTCTATACCCCACCCTTTGCCGTCAGCAATGAAGAACTGGTGGCCGCCTTCAACCAGTATGTGGATCTCTACAACGAGGAGAACGCCTCCGCCATCGACGCCGGCCAGCTCCCCGCCAAGCAGCACTCCAGTTGCGAGTTCATCGAGAAGGCGTCCGGCATCAAAAGCCGTTATCTGGTGAGCCGCGAAGGGGTACTCAACCCCGACATCATGCAACCGCTGCTGGCGGAGCGGCCCGATGAGATGCCCTCCATCATGGTGGAGATGGCGGTGGCTGCCGCCGAGCAGGCGCTGATCGCCGCCGGCCGCGAGCCGGGTGAGATCGATCTGGTCATCGTCGCTGCCTCCAACATGCCACGCCCCTATCCGGCGCTGGCCATCGAGCTGCAGCACTATCTGGGAGCAAGCGGCATGGCCTTTGACATGAACGTGGCCTGCTCGTCCGCCACCTTCGGCATCAAGACTGCCGCCGACATGCTGGCGGCAGACACCGCCCGAGTGGCGCTGGTGGTTAATCCGGAGATCTGCTCGGGGCACCTCAATTTTCGCGATCGGGATAGTCACTTTATCTTCGGCGATGCCTGCACCGCGGTGCTGCTGGAGCGGGAAGCAGATTGCAAGGTGGCCAATCCGTGGCAACTGGTGGCCAGCAAGCTGGTGACCCAATACTCCAACAACATCCGCAACAACTTCGGCTTTTTGAACCGGCTGAGCCCGCGCACTCGCTACAGCGACGACAAGCTGTTCCGCCAGCAGGGGCGCAAGGTGTTCAAGGAGGTGTTACCGCTGGTGTGCGACCAGATTGCCAACCAGCTCGATGAGCAGGGCTGGCCCGCCGAGAGCCTGAACCGGCTCTGGCTCCATCAGGCCAACCTCACCATGAACCAGTTCATCGGCCGCAAACTGCTCGGCCACGATGCCAGCCAGCAGGAGGCGCCGGTCATTCTTGATAGCTATGGTAATACCAGCTCGGCGGGTTCCATCATCGCGTTTCATCTGTACAATCGCGACCTTCCTGCGGGGGCTCGCGGCGTACTGTGCTCCTTTGGCGCAGGCTACTCCATCGGTAGCCTGCTGCTACAACGACAGTAA
- a CDS encoding VWA domain-containing protein — MLIDFFTHLRRHKLPCSLRELLDLHAALAARLVAVDMEEFYQLSRCLLVKDEAHYDRFDRAFAEYYEGLDAIPLLPESLPEEWLRKEFERLLSPEEKALLKSLGGLDKLLETLNQRLSEQKERHAGGNKWVGTGGSSPFGHGGFHPEGVRMGGEKQHGKAAKVWEARHYRNFSDDSPLGQRAIQLALRKLRRWVRKGNPDELDLDDTIKSSARQGWLDVKLRPERHNGVKLLVFFDVGGSMDAHVAEVQRLFSALRHEFKHLEYFYFHNCLYDFVWKDNARRFEERFDTLRLLRTYGSDYRVILVGDATMGPYEITWPGGSVEQWNEESGQAWLTRLQQHFPKLVWINPTPRREWLWHPSIKLMNDVVGGRMHPLTLAGLAAAIDQL; from the coding sequence ATGCTGATCGACTTTTTTACCCATCTGCGCCGCCACAAGCTCCCCTGCAGCCTGCGTGAGCTGCTGGACTTGCACGCCGCACTGGCTGCCCGGCTGGTCGCTGTCGATATGGAGGAGTTCTACCAACTCTCCCGCTGCCTGCTGGTAAAAGACGAGGCCCACTACGATCGCTTCGATCGCGCCTTCGCCGAATACTATGAGGGGCTGGACGCCATCCCCCTGCTGCCGGAAAGCCTGCCCGAGGAGTGGCTGCGCAAGGAGTTCGAGCGACTGTTGAGCCCAGAGGAGAAGGCGCTGCTCAAATCCCTTGGCGGACTCGACAAGCTGCTTGAAACCCTTAACCAGCGCTTAAGCGAGCAGAAAGAGCGCCACGCCGGCGGCAACAAGTGGGTAGGGACCGGTGGCAGCAGCCCGTTTGGCCATGGCGGTTTTCACCCCGAGGGGGTGCGCATGGGTGGAGAGAAGCAGCACGGCAAGGCGGCCAAAGTGTGGGAGGCCCGTCACTATCGCAACTTCAGCGACGACTCACCGCTTGGCCAGCGCGCCATCCAGTTAGCACTGCGCAAACTCAGACGCTGGGTGCGCAAAGGCAATCCCGACGAGCTGGATCTCGACGACACCATAAAAAGTTCGGCCCGCCAGGGCTGGCTCGATGTGAAGCTGCGGCCCGAGCGCCACAACGGGGTGAAGCTGCTGGTTTTCTTCGATGTGGGGGGCTCCATGGATGCCCACGTGGCCGAGGTGCAGCGTCTCTTCTCTGCGTTGCGCCACGAGTTCAAGCATCTGGAGTACTTCTATTTTCACAACTGCCTCTACGACTTCGTCTGGAAGGATAACGCCCGCCGCTTTGAGGAGCGGTTCGATACCCTGCGGCTACTGCGCACCTATGGCAGCGACTACCGGGTGATCCTGGTGGGGGATGCCACCATGGGCCCCTACGAGATCACCTGGCCGGGCGGCAGTGTCGAGCAGTGGAACGAGGAGTCGGGTCAGGCGTGGCTCACCCGCTTGCAGCAGCACTTTCCCAAACTGGTGTGGATCAACCCCACCCCGCGGCGGGAGTGGCTCTGGCATCCCTCCATCAAACTGATGAATGACGTGGTTGGCGGACGGATGCATCCGCTGACTCTGGCGGGTCTCGCTGCGGCGATCGACCAGCTGTAA
- a CDS encoding MoxR family ATPase, with protein MGFSGSSQYLASDALKMAVNAAITLEKPLLIKGEPGTGKTVLAEAVADHLGTDLIAWHIKSTTKAQQGLYEYDAVARLRDSQLGDPRVADISHYIRKGKLWQAFSAEQRPVLLIDEIDKADIEFPNDLLLELDRMEFDVYETGERVKARQRPVVIITSNNEKELPDAFLRRCFFHYIRFPDKVEMQAIVKLHYPDLKESLLGEAMDLFFELREVEGLRKKPSTSELLDWIRLLLADDIAPEAMRAREPGKLVPTLYGALLKTEQDLHLFEKLAFLARRGS; from the coding sequence ATGGGATTTTCAGGAAGCAGCCAGTATCTCGCCTCCGATGCATTGAAGATGGCGGTCAATGCCGCCATCACCCTCGAAAAACCGCTGCTGATCAAAGGGGAGCCGGGCACCGGCAAGACGGTGCTGGCGGAAGCGGTCGCCGACCATCTCGGCACAGACCTGATTGCCTGGCATATCAAGTCCACCACCAAGGCCCAACAGGGACTCTACGAATATGATGCGGTGGCCCGGCTGCGGGACTCCCAGCTCGGCGACCCCAGAGTGGCCGATATCAGCCACTACATTCGTAAAGGCAAACTGTGGCAGGCCTTCAGCGCCGAGCAGCGACCTGTGCTGCTGATCGACGAGATCGACAAGGCCGACATCGAATTCCCCAACGATCTGCTGCTGGAGCTGGATCGGATGGAGTTCGACGTCTACGAGACAGGCGAGCGAGTCAAGGCACGCCAGCGGCCTGTGGTCATCATCACCTCCAACAATGAGAAAGAGCTGCCGGACGCCTTCCTGCGCCGCTGTTTCTTCCACTACATCCGCTTCCCCGACAAGGTCGAGATGCAGGCCATCGTCAAACTCCACTACCCCGACCTCAAGGAGAGCCTGCTTGGCGAGGCAATGGATCTCTTCTTCGAGCTGCGCGAGGTAGAGGGGCTGCGCAAGAAACCCTCCACCTCGGAGCTGCTGGACTGGATCCGCCTGCTCTTGGCCGACGATATCGCCCCCGAGGCGATGCGCGCCCGCGAGCCCGGCAAGCTGGTGCCCACGCTATATGGCGCCCTGCTCAAGACCGAGCAGGATTTGCATCTCTTCGAGAAGCTCGCCTTTCTGGCCCGGCGCGGCAGCTGA
- the cysK gene encoding cysteine synthase A, with protein sequence MSKIFEDNSQTIGHTPLVRLNRVTKGRVLAKIESRNPSFSVKCRIGANLIWDAEKRGILTKGKEIIEPTSGNTGIALAFVAAARGYPITLTMPATMSLERRKLLKALGANLVLTEGPLGMKGAIAKANEILESEPGKYVLLQQFENPANPEIHEKTTGPEIWDATDGEVDVFVAGVGTGGTITGVSRYLKQTKGKAVVSVAVEPAESPVISQKLAGEEIKPGPHKIQGIGAGFIPGNLDLSLIDRVEKVTSDEAIEMARRLMEEEGILAGISSGAAVVAASRLAELPEFAGKTIVVILPSAAERYLSSALFAGVFSEQELQQ encoded by the coding sequence ATGAGCAAAATTTTTGAGGACAACAGCCAGACTATCGGTCACACCCCGCTGGTTCGTCTCAACCGTGTTACCAAAGGTCGCGTGCTGGCCAAGATCGAGAGCCGCAACCCCAGCTTCAGCGTCAAGTGCCGGATCGGTGCCAACCTGATCTGGGATGCCGAGAAGCGCGGCATCCTGACCAAGGGTAAGGAGATCATCGAGCCCACCAGCGGCAACACGGGTATTGCTCTGGCCTTTGTCGCGGCAGCTCGCGGCTATCCTATCACCCTGACCATGCCGGCTACCATGAGCCTGGAGCGCCGCAAGTTGCTCAAGGCGCTCGGTGCCAATCTGGTGCTGACCGAAGGGCCGCTTGGCATGAAGGGGGCCATTGCCAAGGCCAACGAGATCCTCGAATCCGAGCCGGGCAAGTATGTGTTGCTGCAACAGTTTGAAAACCCGGCCAACCCGGAGATCCACGAAAAGACTACCGGCCCCGAGATTTGGGATGCCACTGACGGCGAGGTAGATGTGTTCGTGGCCGGGGTCGGTACCGGCGGCACCATTACCGGTGTCTCCCGCTATCTGAAGCAGACGAAAGGCAAGGCGGTGGTCTCTGTTGCGGTCGAACCGGCGGAGTCGCCGGTCATCAGCCAGAAGCTGGCCGGGGAAGAGATCAAACCGGGCCCCCACAAGATCCAGGGGATCGGCGCCGGCTTTATCCCGGGCAACCTGGACCTCTCCCTTATCGATCGGGTGGAGAAGGTGACCAGCGATGAAGCCATCGAGATGGCCCGTCGCCTGATGGAGGAGGAGGGGATCCTGGCCGGTATCAGTTCCGGTGCTGCGGTGGTGGCAGCCAGCCGTCTTGCCGAGCTGCCGGAATTTGCGGGCAAAACCATTGTGGTCATCCTGCCGAGTGCGGCGGAGCGTTACCTCTCCAGCGCCCTGTTTGCCGGGGTGTTCAGCGAGCAGGAACTGCAGCAGTAA
- a CDS encoding HPr family phosphocarrier protein, translated as MYEKSVVITAENGLHTRPAAQFVKEAKEFQSEITVVSGGKSASAKSLFKLQTLGLTKGTNVTIQADGPDAQQAVEKLVALMDELE; from the coding sequence ATGTACGAGAAGTCTGTTGTTATTACTGCTGAAAACGGCCTGCACACCCGTCCGGCAGCTCAGTTCGTGAAAGAAGCCAAAGAATTCCAAAGCGAGATCACTGTGGTCTCCGGTGGCAAGTCCGCCAGCGCCAAGAGCCTGTTCAAGCTGCAGACCCTGGGCCTGACCAAGGGTACCAACGTAACTATCCAGGCTGATGGCCCGGATGCTCAGCAAGCTGTTGAGAAGCTGGTTGCCCTGATGGACGAGCTGGAGTAA
- the ptsI gene encoding phosphoenolpyruvate-protein phosphotransferase PtsI, with the protein MISGILASPGIAFGKALLLKEDEIVINQGKISADQIDAEINRFLEARTKSATQLEAIKEMAGRTFGEEKEAIFEGHIMLLEDEELEGDIKSFIKENKASADKAIYEVIEQYAKMMAELDDPYLRERATDFRDIGTRLVKNVLGIAVVNLSTIDEEVILVAKDLTPSETAQINLKYVLGFVTDIGGRTSHTSIMARSLELPAVVGTNDITERVKNGDMLVLDAINNQIIINPTAEQLTEAKKFQAQFQAEKDELAKLKDLPAITLDGHQVEVCANIGTVKDTEGAIRNGAEGVGLYRTEFLFMDRDALPTEDEQFKAYKEVAEAMPDQPIIVRTMDIGGDKELPYMNFPKEMNPFLGWRAVRIFFDREDIMHAQLRAILRASAFGKLRIMFPMIISVEEFRSLKATVETLKAELRAEGKAFDESIEVGIMIETPAAAVMAHHLAKEVDFFSIGTNDLTQYTLAVDRGNEMISAMYNPLSPSVLTLIKMVIDASHAEGKWTGMCGELAGDERATLLLLGMGLDEFSMSAISVPRIKKLIRNTSFEDVKAMADQALSFATAAEIEACVDNFIKQKAVC; encoded by the coding sequence ATGATATCTGGCATTCTTGCGTCCCCCGGTATCGCATTCGGTAAGGCGCTTCTTCTTAAAGAAGATGAAATCGTTATCAATCAGGGCAAAATCTCTGCTGACCAGATTGATGCCGAGATCAACCGTTTCCTCGAAGCTCGTACCAAGTCAGCTACCCAGCTGGAAGCCATCAAAGAGATGGCCGGTCGCACCTTCGGTGAGGAAAAAGAGGCCATCTTCGAAGGCCACATCATGCTGCTCGAAGATGAGGAGCTGGAAGGGGATATCAAATCCTTCATCAAAGAGAACAAGGCTTCCGCTGACAAAGCCATCTATGAGGTGATCGAACAGTACGCCAAGATGATGGCCGAGCTGGATGACCCTTATCTGCGCGAACGCGCTACCGACTTCCGTGACATCGGTACCCGTCTGGTCAAGAACGTACTGGGCATCGCCGTTGTCAACCTGAGCACCATCGACGAAGAGGTGATCCTGGTCGCCAAAGACCTGACCCCGTCTGAAACCGCTCAAATCAACCTGAAATATGTGCTGGGTTTCGTCACCGACATCGGTGGCCGTACCTCTCACACCTCCATCATGGCCCGCTCCCTGGAGCTGCCGGCCGTGGTAGGCACCAACGACATCACCGAGCGCGTCAAGAACGGTGACATGCTGGTGCTGGATGCGATCAACAACCAGATCATCATCAATCCGACCGCTGAACAGCTGACCGAAGCCAAGAAGTTCCAGGCTCAGTTCCAGGCCGAGAAAGATGAGCTGGCCAAGCTGAAAGATCTGCCTGCCATCACGCTGGATGGTCACCAGGTCGAAGTGTGCGCCAACATCGGTACCGTCAAGGATACCGAAGGTGCCATCCGTAATGGCGCCGAAGGCGTGGGTCTGTACCGTACCGAGTTCCTGTTCATGGACCGTGACGCGCTGCCGACCGAAGACGAGCAGTTCAAAGCCTACAAAGAAGTGGCCGAAGCGATGCCGGATCAGCCGATCATCGTGCGTACCATGGACATTGGCGGCGACAAAGAGCTGCCGTACATGAATTTCCCGAAAGAGATGAACCCCTTCCTGGGCTGGCGTGCCGTGCGTATTTTCTTCGACCGCGAAGACATCATGCACGCTCAGCTGCGGGCCATTCTGCGTGCGTCTGCCTTCGGCAAACTGCGCATCATGTTCCCGATGATCATCTCTGTCGAAGAGTTCCGTAGCCTGAAAGCTACCGTGGAGACGCTGAAAGCCGAACTGCGTGCTGAAGGCAAAGCCTTTGATGAATCCATCGAAGTGGGTATCATGATCGAGACCCCGGCCGCTGCCGTGATGGCTCATCATCTGGCCAAGGAAGTGGATTTCTTCAGTATCGGTACCAACGACCTGACCCAGTACACCCTGGCTGTCGATCGCGGTAACGAGATGATCTCCGCTATGTACAACCCGCTGTCACCCTCCGTCCTGACCCTGATCAAGATGGTTATCGATGCTTCCCACGCCGAAGGCAAGTGGACCGGTATGTGTGGTGAATTGGCTGGTGACGAGCGCGCCACCCTGCTGCTGCTGGGTATGGGTCTGGATGAGTTCTCCATGAGCGCCATCTCTGTACCGCGTATCAAGAAGCTTATCCGCAACACCAGCTTCGAAGATGTGAAGGCAATGGCTGACCAGGCATTGAGCTTTGCCACCGCTGCTGAAATCGAAGCGTGCGTAGATAACTTTATCAAGCAGAAGGCAGTCTGCTAA
- the crr gene encoding PTS glucose transporter subunit IIA, whose protein sequence is MGLFDKLKKLVSDDSADTGGIEIFAPLSGEIVPIEDVPDVVFAEKIVGDGIAIKPAGNKMVAPCDGTIGKIFETNHAFSLESDSGIELFVHFGIDTVELKGEGFKRIAQEGQQVKRGDTIIEFDLAVLEAKAKSTLTPVVISNMDEIKELVKMTGAVTVGETPVIRIKK, encoded by the coding sequence ATGGGTCTGTTCGACAAACTGAAGAAACTGGTGTCCGACGATAGCGCTGATACCGGCGGCATCGAAATCTTTGCTCCGCTGTCTGGCGAAATCGTGCCGATCGAAGATGTGCCTGACGTTGTCTTCGCCGAGAAGATCGTGGGTGACGGCATCGCCATCAAGCCGGCTGGCAACAAGATGGTTGCTCCGTGCGACGGCACCATCGGCAAAATCTTCGAGACCAACCATGCGTTCTCTCTGGAGTCCGACTCTGGTATCGAGCTGTTCGTTCACTTCGGTATCGACACCGTTGAACTGAAAGGCGAAGGCTTCAAGCGTATCGCTCAGGAAGGCCAGCAGGTCAAGCGCGGTGACACCATCATCGAATTCGATCTGGCCGTTCTGGAAGCAAAAGCCAAATCTACCCTGACTCCGGTGGTCATCTCCAACATGGACGAGATCAAAGAGCTGGTGAAGATGACTGGTGCCGTGACTGTGGGCGAGACTCCGGTTATCCGCATCAAGAAGTAA